The Pseudarthrobacter sp. NS4 genome includes a window with the following:
- a CDS encoding AMP-binding protein, whose protein sequence is MRAYTAGDTDVPLLEETIGGNFERVVARFPYHDALIEAGPVPGADARRWSYTKMNDDVDRLARALLALGVAKGDRVGIWSPNCAEWTLLQFATAKTGAILVNVNPAYRSHELEFVVKQNGMRMLVTAPSDRNSDYVGMARRALAECPDLRGLVFLPTPGGEGPDGGVPPLSDAELTYAELLKLADSVGHSALRARMAEISPHDPVNLQYTSGTTGFPKGATLTHHNILNNGFAVGELLGYTEHDRVVIPVPFYHCFGMVIGNLNALSHGAATIIPSRGFSAAAALEAVQDFGGTSLYGVPTMFIAELALPDFASYDVSTLRTGVMAGSVCPIEVMDRVISGMNMKDVAICYGMTETSPVSTMTRLGDTLQHRTETVGRTMPHLESKIIDPGSGEVLERGRIGELCTRGYAVMAGYWNQPEKTAEAIDGDGWMHTGDLARMDDDGYVVIEGRIKDMVVRGGENIYPREIEEFLYTHPAIQDVQVIGVPDEKYGEELMACIILNPGAEHLGSDAIADFCRGHLAHYKIPRYVEVRDSFPMTVSGKVRKVEMREEAVARLGL, encoded by the coding sequence ATGCGCGCATATACAGCCGGGGACACTGACGTTCCGCTGCTCGAGGAAACCATCGGCGGGAATTTTGAGCGGGTGGTGGCCAGGTTTCCGTACCATGACGCCCTGATCGAGGCGGGGCCGGTTCCGGGCGCGGACGCCCGGCGCTGGAGCTACACCAAGATGAACGACGACGTCGACCGGCTGGCCCGTGCGCTTCTCGCCCTGGGCGTGGCAAAGGGGGACCGGGTGGGAATCTGGAGCCCCAACTGTGCCGAATGGACGCTGCTGCAGTTTGCCACGGCCAAGACCGGCGCCATCCTGGTCAACGTCAACCCGGCCTACCGCAGCCACGAACTGGAATTCGTGGTGAAGCAGAACGGCATGCGGATGCTGGTCACGGCGCCGTCGGACCGGAACAGCGACTACGTGGGCATGGCCCGCCGTGCGCTCGCCGAATGCCCGGACCTCCGCGGGCTCGTGTTCCTTCCGACGCCGGGCGGGGAAGGGCCCGACGGCGGTGTCCCCCCGCTCAGCGACGCGGAACTGACCTACGCCGAACTGCTCAAGCTGGCTGACAGCGTCGGGCATTCCGCGTTGCGGGCACGCATGGCGGAAATCAGCCCGCATGATCCCGTCAACCTGCAGTACACCTCCGGAACCACGGGGTTCCCGAAGGGCGCCACGCTGACGCACCACAACATCCTCAATAACGGCTTCGCCGTCGGGGAACTGCTGGGCTACACCGAGCATGACCGCGTGGTGATCCCGGTGCCGTTCTACCACTGCTTCGGCATGGTGATTGGCAACCTGAACGCGCTCAGCCACGGCGCGGCAACCATCATTCCCAGCCGGGGATTCTCGGCCGCGGCTGCGTTGGAGGCGGTGCAGGACTTCGGCGGCACGTCCCTGTACGGCGTCCCCACGATGTTCATCGCCGAGCTCGCCCTGCCGGATTTCGCCTCCTACGACGTGTCCACCCTCCGTACCGGCGTGATGGCCGGCTCGGTGTGCCCCATTGAGGTGATGGACCGGGTCATTTCCGGAATGAACATGAAGGACGTGGCAATCTGCTACGGCATGACCGAAACGTCGCCGGTGTCCACCATGACCCGTCTGGGGGACACCCTGCAGCACCGGACAGAGACCGTGGGCCGCACCATGCCGCACCTTGAAAGCAAGATCATTGACCCCGGCTCCGGTGAGGTCCTGGAACGGGGCCGGATCGGTGAGCTGTGCACGCGCGGCTATGCGGTCATGGCCGGGTACTGGAACCAGCCGGAAAAGACCGCGGAAGCCATTGACGGTGACGGCTGGATGCACACCGGTGACCTGGCCCGAATGGACGACGACGGGTACGTGGTTATTGAAGGCCGGATCAAGGACATGGTGGTCAGGGGCGGCGAGAACATCTACCCGCGGGAAATCGAGGAGTTCCTCTACACCCATCCGGCCATCCAGGACGTGCAGGTGATCGGGGTTCCGGACGAAAAGTATGGCGAGGAGCTGATGGCCTGCATCATTCTCAATCCCGGGGCGGAACACCTCGGCTCCGATGCCATTGCCGACTTCTGCCGGGGGCATCTGGCGCACTACAAGATTCCGCGCTACGTGGAGGTCCGGGACAGCTTCCCGATGACCGTCTCCGGCAAGGTCCGGAAGGTGGAAATGCGCGAGGAAGCCGTGGCGCGGCTGGGGCTGTGA
- a CDS encoding putative quinol monooxygenase, with protein MSAPIDLQATFIPNDGEFFRVKLALEIAIDEVVNEPGCIRYELTEATEEKLVLTEQWASEEDLAKHSKGIAVQDLNESLSALLAEPVKVERI; from the coding sequence ATGAGTGCACCCATCGACCTGCAGGCAACGTTCATCCCCAACGACGGCGAGTTTTTCCGAGTAAAGCTGGCTTTGGAAATCGCCATCGACGAGGTGGTGAACGAGCCGGGCTGCATCCGCTATGAACTGACGGAAGCCACCGAGGAGAAGCTGGTCCTGACCGAGCAGTGGGCCTCCGAAGAGGACCTGGCCAAGCACTCCAAGGGGATCGCCGTGCAGGACCTGAACGAATCGTTGAGCGCCCTGCTCGCCGAGCCCGTCAAGGTTGAACGGATCTGA
- a CDS encoding thioredoxin family protein, protein MATLDITGEQFASTIEGNDIVLIDFWAEWCGPCKQFGPTYSAVSEKHPDVLFTKVDTEAEQQLAAEAGISSIPTLMAFREKVLVFSQPGALNAQQLEQVVDAVKALDMEEVHAHVARQREEASAADKPAGPQDGSQIPEA, encoded by the coding sequence ATGGCTACCCTTGACATCACCGGTGAACAGTTCGCGTCAACCATTGAGGGCAACGACATTGTCCTGATCGATTTCTGGGCAGAATGGTGCGGTCCCTGCAAGCAGTTCGGCCCCACCTACTCCGCTGTTTCCGAGAAGCACCCCGATGTCCTCTTCACCAAGGTGGACACGGAGGCTGAGCAGCAGCTCGCCGCGGAGGCCGGCATCTCGTCCATCCCCACACTGATGGCTTTCCGCGAAAAGGTGCTGGTGTTCTCGCAGCCGGGCGCGTTGAACGCGCAGCAGCTGGAACAGGTAGTGGATGCGGTGAAGGCACTGGACATGGAGGAAGTCCACGCCCACGTGGCACGGCAGAGGGAGGAAGCTTCAGCTGCCGACAAGCCGGCGGGGCCGCAGGACGGCTCCCAGATCCCGGAGGCCTAA
- a CDS encoding acyl-CoA thioesterase, producing the protein MHLLLRTLLMLFRSARRQPLTVWDSSSLPLRVLPTDIDIAMHVNNGMYLSLMDLGRFDLMVRSGVWKRMRRRGWGPVVSAETIAFRKSLQLWQHYTIETRIIGLDAKAIYFEQRMVADGEIYARAYIATRLVTRTGPVSQEEILLEFGQPPAELVLPDWIHAWRADSALPGSRTPAPHLWETNA; encoded by the coding sequence ATGCACCTGCTCCTGAGAACCCTACTGATGCTGTTCCGTTCGGCGCGCCGGCAGCCGCTCACGGTGTGGGACAGTTCCTCGCTGCCCCTGCGTGTCCTGCCCACTGACATCGACATCGCCATGCACGTCAACAACGGCATGTACCTGTCGCTGATGGACCTGGGCCGGTTCGACCTAATGGTCCGCAGCGGGGTGTGGAAGCGGATGCGCCGGCGCGGCTGGGGACCGGTGGTTTCCGCTGAAACTATCGCCTTTCGGAAATCCCTGCAGCTGTGGCAGCACTACACCATCGAGACCCGCATCATCGGGTTGGACGCCAAGGCCATCTACTTCGAACAGCGGATGGTGGCCGACGGCGAGATTTACGCGCGTGCATACATCGCCACCCGGCTGGTCACCAGGACCGGGCCGGTCAGCCAGGAGGAGATCCTGCTGGAGTTCGGCCAGCCCCCGGCGGAGCTGGTCCTCCCGGACTGGATCCACGCCTGGCGGGCAGACAGCGCCCTGCCCGGCAGCCGGACACCGGCCCCGCACCTTTGGGAGACCAACGCCTGA
- a CDS encoding LysM peptidoglycan-binding domain-containing protein, translated as MNQPYHTTPEAESRSFATDEPRAELTTGRPAISNRLWAGMATAAVVAAVGVGALAAPPASLDQGSLNQGATAAGQVAGAAAPAAAGTAVDTNAQAPTGQEAAATVPAEEAPAAEVPAAPAPAPVEPAPAPPDPAPEPAPAPAPAPAGDPNIYTVVPGDTVGAIAGRHGVDMNSMLAANGLSPYSVIVPGQTLLLTGPPVPAPAVAAAPAAAPASAPAPAPAPAAAPAPAPAFVPAAPAVRTIYVAGAGGQAMVDACIGPIHYTPGDGYSLFITEHDFCGGWARFSGIGVGETVSIPGYGTYTVTARGQVPNPGTTNDVANVFGGFPRAVLQTCIPGTSQILLIALN; from the coding sequence ATGAACCAGCCTTACCACACCACACCTGAAGCCGAAAGCAGAAGCTTCGCCACCGATGAACCCCGCGCCGAACTGACCACGGGCCGGCCTGCCATCAGCAACAGGCTGTGGGCCGGCATGGCCACTGCTGCAGTCGTGGCGGCTGTAGGCGTGGGCGCCCTGGCGGCACCGCCGGCTTCCCTGGACCAGGGCAGCCTGAACCAGGGTGCGACGGCGGCAGGCCAGGTTGCAGGTGCCGCGGCACCTGCCGCAGCCGGCACCGCCGTCGATACGAACGCCCAGGCGCCTACCGGCCAGGAAGCTGCTGCCACTGTCCCGGCTGAGGAAGCCCCGGCAGCTGAAGTGCCTGCGGCTCCAGCACCGGCGCCGGTGGAACCGGCACCTGCTCCGCCGGACCCCGCCCCCGAACCTGCACCTGCACCTGCACCTGCACCTGCCGGGGACCCGAATATCTACACTGTGGTTCCGGGCGACACGGTCGGAGCCATCGCGGGCCGGCACGGGGTGGATATGAACTCAATGCTTGCGGCCAACGGCCTAAGCCCGTACAGCGTTATCGTGCCGGGCCAGACGCTCCTGCTGACAGGCCCGCCGGTGCCGGCTCCCGCCGTGGCAGCAGCACCGGCCGCCGCCCCCGCATCTGCTCCCGCACCAGCCCCCGCCCCGGCGGCAGCACCCGCTCCAGCCCCCGCCTTTGTTCCGGCTGCTCCCGCCGTCCGCACCATCTACGTGGCCGGGGCCGGCGGACAGGCAATGGTGGACGCCTGTATCGGTCCCATTCACTACACGCCGGGCGACGGCTATTCGCTGTTCATCACCGAGCATGATTTCTGCGGCGGCTGGGCCCGCTTCTCCGGAATCGGGGTAGGGGAAACGGTGAGCATCCCGGGCTACGGGACGTACACGGTGACGGCCCGCGGCCAGGTTCCCAACCCGGGCACCACCAATGACGTGGCCAATGTGTTTGGCGGGTTCCCCCGCGCGGTCCTGCAGACCTGCATCCCGGGTACCAGCCAGATACTCCTGATCGCGCTGAACTGA
- a CDS encoding CBS domain-containing protein, whose amino-acid sequence MSAVREFMTTDARCVTENQSLVDAAKMMMDLDCGSLPICGDDGKLKGMITDRDIVLKCVAAGRDPGQMMARELATGRPHWIEADANVDAAIEMMEKYQVRRLPVIADHQMVGIISQGDIARNYSEQRVGELVEHISERHHV is encoded by the coding sequence ATGAGTGCTGTACGTGAATTCATGACCACGGATGCACGGTGTGTCACGGAAAACCAGTCCCTGGTGGACGCAGCGAAGATGATGATGGACCTGGATTGCGGATCACTGCCGATCTGTGGTGATGACGGCAAGCTGAAGGGCATGATTACCGACCGCGACATCGTCCTCAAGTGCGTTGCCGCCGGCCGTGATCCCGGCCAGATGATGGCCCGCGAACTAGCTACGGGCCGGCCGCACTGGATTGAGGCTGATGCCAATGTTGATGCTGCCATCGAAATGATGGAAAAGTACCAGGTCCGGCGGCTCCCCGTGATAGCCGACCACCAGATGGTGGGCATCATCAGCCAGGGCGACATTGCCCGCAACTACTCGGAGCAGCGCGTGGGCGAACTGGTGGAACACATTTCAGAACGCCATCACGTCTAA
- a CDS encoding YajQ family cyclic di-GMP-binding protein: protein MAGESTFDVVSKVDKQEVANALNQAQKELAQRYDFKGVGAEVDFSGEKILMKANSEERVLAVLDVLQSKLIRRGISLKSLDTGEPYASGKEFRLEASIKEGIAQDLAKKINKLIRDEAPKSVKSQIQGDELRVSSKSRDDLQATMALLKDFDEADLQFVNFRS, encoded by the coding sequence ATGGCAGGCGAGTCCACGTTCGACGTCGTAAGCAAAGTAGACAAGCAGGAAGTTGCCAACGCGCTGAACCAGGCACAGAAGGAACTGGCGCAGCGCTACGACTTCAAGGGTGTAGGCGCCGAGGTGGACTTCAGCGGCGAAAAGATCCTGATGAAGGCCAACTCCGAGGAACGCGTCCTTGCCGTCCTGGATGTGCTCCAGTCCAAGCTGATCCGCCGGGGCATCTCCCTGAAGTCCCTGGACACCGGTGAGCCCTACGCCTCCGGCAAGGAGTTCCGCCTGGAAGCCTCCATCAAGGAGGGCATTGCGCAGGACCTCGCCAAGAAAATCAACAAACTCATCCGCGACGAGGCCCCCAAGTCGGTCAAGTCCCAGATCCAGGGCGATGAGCTGCGGGTTTCGTCCAAGTCCCGCGATGACCTGCAGGCCACCATGGCGCTGCTGAAGGACTTCGATGAAGCCGACCTGCAGTTCGTGAACTTCCGCAGCTAG